The DNA window ACGACGACGGGTAGCAGCTGCCCAAtgaccaaccaaccaaccaaccaagcAACCATCCAGCTATCCAACCAACTCCCCGCACTCGTCCTGTGCGAGTGAGTGAGCAAACAAAACGGGCATTTAACATAATCATATCATATCGTAGTAGGCATCACATCGCTGCCGAGCTGGAACCACTTAAGTTGGCCCAGGACGTGaacgaggatgaggatgagcaTGATTCTGGCCATTTGCATATGTCTTTTGGccccttgccacgccccctgtgGCTTGTTTGCTCGGCAGCAGGAATGAGCAGCATTTAGAAGCTATCTGCCTTTCATTGCTTTATTTGCCCGTGCTGCTGGCCTGCTTTTGACTTCTCAGCTGGAAGGCGCTAATCTGACCATCCTGAGGTGCTTTCCTGTCCAAGTTTTTCAAACAGAACCTGGTCGAAACGTCAACAAGCCCAACAAAGAAATACTCAAGTCAGGTTACATATTTGACTGCTAGCAGGACTAACAACTTCATAGGAAACTTTCAATAatttttgaaaagaaaatCAGAAAACGCTTTCGTTTGTTCTAATCACAGCGACCGCATCTCCAAGCTGCTGGGCAGTTGGGTTTTGGTAATTGAGAATATAATTACACGAATTACGACGCAGTCGCCGTGTTTATCTGACCGTCAGCATCTGCCTTTCATCTAGCTGCCTCAGTTGCCTGGCGTTGACAGGGCCAAGTGCGTTTCGCTGCCGATGGGCTCTATTGTGGGTTCACGTCCCGGTCCCCAAGGCGATGTCCATGGCAGCCGGGCCAGCTGGAGTGTGGACTGTGGAGTGGACTGGGCCACGCCGACTAAGCCAAGAACTCGGGTCGAGCATGTGGCCACTTTCACAGCGCCGGGCAATTGACAAACACCACTCATATTTACACACCGAGAAGGGATGCCGGACAATTGTCACTTCCCAAAGCAATTACGTTACAATTTAAGcgtgtaaacaaaaaattacaaaGTTGTTAGGCCAAAATGGCAACCAAACTGCCAGTCATCGCAAGCTGCCAACGATTTGGAAAAAAGTTGGTGGTATTGTGTTTGCCACGAAATTGAAGAGTGCAGCCTGGAAAGAAACTTATGTTTGAATAGATTATCTATACGGGCTTAAGAAACTTTAtaacattattatatataaaagcGAGAGTTCTGAAGCCAATCTCTCCTTATAGCTTGTACACTAATGCCCCTTACCGCCAATCAATTACGTTCGCACCCAACCAGCCAGAAATAATTGCTGCATGCCCCAGGTAGTGGCAGGTAAGCCCGCTTAAATCGACTGGCAGTGCGCCACACATCATCAAACATTTTATTGGTCAATTGGGCGACAGTTCGGAGTTGGCTCAGTCCGTCGTCAGCCGAACCCCTCGGAATCGAAAACTGAACACCAAAACATGAAAACACCTAACACCTAGTTGTAACCCCTCGCAAGTGTTACCGTtccaataaatatttgtttacgCACAAATAGACTTGTAGAGCACGTTAGAAATTCATTTGGATGGGGGGAGTAGAGTAAGTGAAGCGAAACCGCAGAGGTTGTCCTGTTGaatgcactgaaagaaacaGTCTACATGTTGCATATATGACCTTAAGCTAAAAATGTAAGTGTGCATCATAGGCAGATTTTAAGGAGTTATGCTAAAATTTTtgtagtgttttttttttataagatCTATGGCTCTTTATTGCTTCCAGTGCATACATACGTATGCCTTATCAAATTTAGATAATCGACTCCGATTCTTGTGTTTGCCCTGAACGCCTCGGCCTGCTTGTTTGTCTTCGATTCGTTGGGTGTTTGCTGGACTATGGCACAAAACCATAATGCCCATAAAGTAAAAAGGAAACCAAACACACCGAAAAATGTTTGCTCAATTTATCGCAGTAGCATCGTTtcgaaattcaatttaattggatgCCGCAGAATTGCTGGAAGTGCGACCCCTATAGCCTGCCCATATATATAGTCATAATTCGTGGCCTCAACTTCCTGCTTCTGAATCTTATCGCTGCGATCGCTTCTGCTTCTCACCTATTCAAATGATCTGGTCGAATCGGCAGAAAAATCAGCCACAGGAGCAGCTGATTGACTATAATCTCTGGGTATCTTGTCgaccaaaaacacacacatacaaaaaAATAGAGGAGAGGAAACAAAAAGTGGAGTCTCTTTTTGTCTGGGTTATCAACCGGGTTTTTGTCGCCACCATCTCGCTTCCGAGGACCATCCGCCCATCACGTGTCTAATTTCTCGCTGTCCAAATAGTCCTCAGGAGAGAATCCATTGTGGCTCGCCTGGTTTTTGCCTTGGTTTCAGCTCCTCCAGTTGTCGGTTGGCCGATTGGTTTTATCTTGATGCTAGCGCGCAAAAATGTTTACAATTTTGCTGctcattttttgtatttctctTTTTTCAGCTCACAATGGCAGgcgaaattaaaaatgtttccaCTCGCTGGCCCGGTTCGGGACTCATTTTTCATCTTGGCCACTCAATTGTGCACGGGCCACATGCCAAAAGGATGAACTGGGCACCTTGGTGAAAGGAAGACTTATTTACTGGAACTGCAGCCTGAATGGGAATTCAGCTAAAGGTGTTGCACGAAACTATTAATGTTGTCCCAACAAAAGACAAATAATCGGAATTTTTTTATTCGATTTCTGCCATATCTCGACCACTGTGCTCCGGTCCAGCAATCAGCGTTTTGTGTCAACTAACAAATAAATATCACGCATGGCCAAAAGCGGCAATCAAAGTCCATCAACTGGCATCGCGTTGGCAGATGCCAAGCCGTCGATAAGCAAAAACACAAGCATATCCTTTGGCAGCGAGCGAGTCGCCACGATTCGATCGGTTGGCGGATAAAGTGCTTGGCATTGTTTTGGAGCCTCAATCAGAGAGCTGGTTTTGAATGCGTTTTTGGATGGAAACGAAGGCAGGTCTATCATAGGCCATGTTCGATGCCCAAGCGCAGTcataattatttcattatgGCCCATTTGTTTCATCAGCGCCCATTGGCCACGACTTCTGTTAACTGTTTGCTGACGATTTGGTACCCTTTCCTGGCTGCGTTTTCTGTGTCTCTGGTTTTAGGGCCCTTATCGATTGGACGCCATCTTAATTGTTTGTTGTTAAACACGCAGCTCGCTGCTTGGCCACAGATCTCAGagccccattcccattccgaaTCCGTATTCGATTTGGAACTCCAATACGGAATTCGGTTTCTGATTTAGGTGCCCCACTCCCTCGCAGCGAATAGAGTTTTCTGcttattgatttttcattCGAAATTCGTCGTCAGCCATTTGATTTATGGTTGTCCACTTAATTTGTTAGAGATGCTGTCCAGATACCCCCAGGCCCGATCTCCGCGCCGCTAATTCGCCGAAGATCGTCGCTCGGATGTCGTATTTATGGTCTCCGGCTTATCGCTGGGAAGATTTTTGAATACATCTATGGGTATGTGGCACGTTTGCCTGCCCTCCGTTGAACTGAACTACTTTGCTCGGGCGAGCTTAAACTGCGTTAAATGCTCCGGGGTGGGGCCcacaaaatggggtttctctgcTGATTTGCATAAATAGTTTGTTGCCCTGTGGAGCTGCGAGAATGCTGGTTATGGTTAAAATCATTGTTTTCTTCAGAAAGTGGAGCTTGAAGTTTATGAGCTTGATGTTTTTAAACCTAGTCAATCAGAATGTTAATAATTTATGAAGTACATTTTCATAGTAATCAATAATATACAGCACGATGGAAATCCAAGATATTTTCttggaaaaataaaactagTTTCTGGATGAACCCACCTATGTGTTTTCGGTCTCCGAGGAATTAATTTGCCAAGCTTCTGTTCCCGCCCAGGAATTTACGTCCCTCCTCCACAATGGAGTCACCATTTGAATGCAGCAATTAGGAACTGTTGCCAAACAGTGGCCCACGACTGACCCATCCTCCTCCGCTCACCGGCCAGGTGTGTGGTCACAATAGATGACGTTGACCACTACACCACGCCGGGGTCCTGACCCAAACGCTCACCCCACTCCCTTCGATCGAGTCCTACACTCAGACAATGGCAATTGTGACCGGCTGAGAATGTTGTCATATGTCGCCTCCGTCGCTGTCGTCGCACATCGGTGTGTTTCAtgtaaacaaataacaaattaaatgaaaatttaaataaaggaGAAGCAGGAGCAGCCCGACGATTTATGTGCCGGTTGCAGGATAAGCCCGAAATCGACTCGACTGGAGGGTATGGAATGGGAAACCTTCTGGCTATGCCGTCAGTCCTTGGCCTTGGTTGTTTTTGTGGTTGATGGAGGCGAAACCCCGCTGATCGAATCAAATGAAGGGAACACACACAGATATATGTACGGGTGGCAAAAAGGACAATCGAAGGCGGTCAGGATTCGCTTTGCCTTGCTTTGCTCTGCTTTGGCCCATGCTCAGAGGGTTGGTCTGTGTTACCCTcgtccttggtccttggtcctGGCTCCTCGATTCCGGCAAGGCGGGTGGCAATCGTCCTGTAATTGGGATTTGTATTgagttattatttattgcccCTCTTCTTCTCGTCTTCGGTCGAGTCAAAATAGAGAAATTATCGGCAACAACTTTGCGTGTTGAATTGATTGATTTGCTTTCCTGGGGCCCAAATCCAAACTGCAGTTttcatttgtatctgtatctagtGATGAGAAGTATTGGTGCGGTAGTTCCTTGAAATACAGTtgctagttttttttttagttttcctATCACTTCAGTGTGGTAATTATATTTGAATTCACATATTTcgataaataatgaaaacataaattttatgAAATGATTATTTTGTATTACCTACTACTTAGAATCAGTACTTTTCCCATCACTATCTCTGCTTGTGTCTGAAGCCCTCGGAATTTGTGGAACGGTTTGGGTGTGTGGCATGCGGGTCCTTTGCATGTCAATAGGTGCTAAAAATTGACTTTCGAGCAACGCCCAGACGAAACCTGCTTGAAACTTAATTAACAAGCCTCCgccgcagatacagatacatgtACTGTATCTCTGGCAACAGAAGCCAGGCCCCATCAAAAGATAAACCCCTGACAATCACTCAAAGCTGAAACGGGGCTATGGAGGGGGGCATGGGTTAGGATCCGAGGATTTCGATGTGGAGGGGCATGCAaaatgcagctgcagccaGCGGCCGTGGCTGCATTTACATACTTACAAGGAAGCCACAGCCAGTCGAATGATATATAAAAACACAAGAAATTTGACATGAACTGTGGAGATTTCAATGCAAAGATAGCGCCAAAAAGATGCCACCGAAAcagagggagagagagcgagagagatgGAGAGAGCGGGACAAGGAGCTTGGCTGGGCTCCTTGAATAATGGCGGCCTCAATCAGGACCGAACCCAAGCAATTGTAAGAAAAACTCAAGAAGGGCAGacgagtggagtggagtggagtggattCTTTGGGCCTGAGAAAGGTCTTCTGCTGCCCTTCGTCATTGTGGTTTTCTGGCTGAGACAAAGATGACGCGATTGCTAGATTTGATAAGCAAAATCATTTgtgataaaataaataattgagtTCGTTTGCATATCTTGGGAAAGCATCGCTCACCGTCCCCAGCAAACGCACCAAAATCCATGTATTTACCCAATGTACAGGGGATATGATGTTAAGGAAAGGCCTCTAATAAATTCATAGGCACACTCATAACTTCTTACCAATTGTGTCACAGATTAGAGACGCAGCCCCTGCTGGACAGACTTCAATCAAATCGGACGGCTATCGGCAGCTACTATCTTTCGGATCCCGATCCCCACCTTAAAGTTAAGGCCCCTTCCATAAGGCGCACCTCCAATTGCGATAAAGCGTTAAAATTAATTATCGAGTGCCAGCAGCAGCGCAGCTCAGTGCGTTGTGCTGTCAAATCTTTATCGCATAATTGATTTCATAGCTACTGCGTTTGCTTTCGGCGCTGCTTTCCTCAAATTACATGCCACAACGGCCCTGCCAACCCAAAATTTCCGATGGGCCAAGCAATTggggtaaaaaaaaacaataacaaaataagTTGAGACGAGAAGAACAACAAACGGCAGCCACAAATCAACATCGCGATAAGAAActgtgatttttattttttgaaaaactgaTTTTTGATTTCCTGtaaaattttgattaaaaacgTGTGGCTGTCTCTGTCTTCGCGCCTGTCATGTCGTCTCAACTTGGTTTTTTTCTTTGGGTTTTGGTGGGGAACCTTCTTCGCTGACTGTGAATGAACGGCTGAAAgacaaattgaaaacaaagtCTAATCAGTTGAGCAATTGAGCAATTTTATATACCCCTTACTTAGCGGATTAAATGGGGGTTACACGTATGAGTAGTTCTGTAGTTCTGGTATTATTGGTGATCCAAGACATCGACTTCGAATGCCCATGCTACTTATGGGAATAACTCTACAGAttgtttattatatatttgattgtttatttatatattagcTTGGAGAATTAAGTAGACTCTTAAATGTTGATAGTTTAAAACTTACCAACCATCAACGTCCTATATACCTTTAAGCTTTATATCTGAAAATATATCTTAAGGACATTCCCCAATTCCAGGGTAGCATCTAGTCATTCAAAACACCATCCATGCCGAAGGGCTTCttataattttctttgttGCTTCTGGTGGCATTGTTAAGAGCGCGTTTGGAAATCTAATCTCTGACAAGCTATGGCTGCCTGTATTCGATAGATAGTTGCTGATGGCACACACTTGAGGGGATGGATAGTGAGGGGGGAGGGGATCCAAATTGATTCGGACCGAGTTGAGAAATATTTGGAGATTTGGCAGCCGATACGGCTTATGCAAGGTGCGAGGTAGGAAAGTTACCGATGGATTGTTACTGCGATATCGCCTCTGTTCGCCCCCAAGACAGTGCAATATCCTTAAGCCATACACTTCCGACTCACACCTCCGACCAAAAAGGACCACCATGTGTCGTGGCAACTCCTGTTCATTCCTGCGGCCTTTTGTGTCTGGCgtaattaaaacttaaaacgctttttgttttgcaagCAGCACTTGAACCATTGTTCGCCAACCGAAAAGTTCACAACCCACCACCGCCCGCTACCCCTATTCTGCATGTCTCGACCAGAGGAAAAAAAGGGAGGTGGAAAAAGGGGGAGAAAGAAAAGTATCTCAAGTGTGCTCATTGTGAAAATTCCAATAGAGAGCGTGCGACTTCGCCGGCATTAAAAAACCCCCGATTGTTGTCAGCGAACTTTGCCAGCCGGTAGGAGTTCATTCAGGAACAGTAACTGAATCAGGACCAAAGGAGCGGGATGCAGTCCTCGAGGTTCTCCGGTTCAAGTGGGCCACGGAGCACGTGCCCGGGCACGGAGAGTAACTTCAAGAGTGCCAATATGTTGCAGCTTCGATTAGGGGCACATGCCACCACACGCATCGCATGTGCACctttgaatatttttcattacTTTATTTGTTGTAGAAAAAGTACATTGGCTGTTAATAACTACTACTAGATGTCTATGATTGAAATGTACGCATGATAACTAATCAAATGCTAAACTGTCAATGCAAATAGGGAAGGTAAGTGGTACCTATtggaatttatttgatttaataacatatttttGGGTTAGCCTACCTGGAGATCCGTGCACCTGTAATACCGACGCATAAATCATcaatgcaactgcagcaggccAAATAGAAATCGACCAAAATAGGCGCCCGCAGAGATGTCCGATTTTTCCTGGCCTACGCCCTCGTTTCCCTCCCTTCCACCGACCAACTCGGTATATGTTCTACCTTAGATCCCGAAATTTACCTGAGCCTGTGACGAAATATTTAGTCGAAAATATTGTCCCTAATGCTGGCGCCAGACAAGTCttatgctgatgatgatgacagACTTAGGCACCGTACACAAAACAAATCCAACCTGTCACACTAACGACTTCTGCGAAGACAATGGACCCGGCCTTCTGCGTCCTGGCCAACTACTTCCCCCTCTCCATCGAGGTTTGCAGTCTGCTTTTGGCTTTGTCTATAAGCCAAAAGTGTTGCACTAGTTTCGAAGGGATTTCACCTGAGAGGCAAAGGGAACCGGGGATCTGGAGGGCTTTGTTTTCTCATCCGTTTCCCGATTCAGCTCCTCGGCTGCTGTGTGGAAATTGTGCATGCATTTTATGGTGCAATTCCTTTGTCATGCCGGCGAAGGCAGgccaatatttttattgcccatgtaccaaatatatgtacatagtaTCGATGTTCGAGGCGAACAAATAGCTGCTACAGCCGCTAAGAGTTATGACCCGGCGCCTAGGAGCTCATCCCCCGAACAATGGGCTGTGAAAGGCACTTGCCGCCCGGGATGGTACTAAATGGAATGGGTTGGTACATATGATATCATGTAGCGATCGTTCCTTAAAAATCTTCCATTTCAAGTGGCGCAAGCAGTTCAATTTTGATGCGGTTTACTCTCGCCATAGGTCGGTCACATTAAAAGCCATATTTTTTAACCCATTTTTTAAATACAGAAAAAACAAAGTATATGTCTATAGACTGACTGTAATGAAAGAGTTATTTTAAATAGGTTGTTAGCACAGTTTATTATCAAATATCATAAGCAAGATACAATTTACGTAGGCGGAATTACATTGCATGACACTATACTATTTGAACAACATTGTGCAGAGATTCACAACGTACTATTTAAAGATAGCTGGGCCCTATAAATATCCGAAATAATTCCGCGCATATACAGTTTTGAATTCCACAATAACCGAGTAAAACAATGAAGCAGTTTCTATTTTGTATACTAATAATGCTGATCGGCAAAACTTGCGTAAGAGATTAAAGCCAAAATCACTTTCAATACTATTTGACACTTGATTTTCAGGCATTGATTCCGAAAACCTATGAAGCGCGTTTCATTTCTATTACCTCAAATGGCACCAACTTGTTCGATTTGAGCCAAATTAGGTTCTTAGGCCGAGAACGTATGGCAAATGGCACTTTCGAACTGAAGGAGGATCTGGATAATGAATCACTTTCATTTGTCGGTGAAACTTTCATCGATTCTGTGGGCGATGGCGAGTACAAGCAGCTTCCGTTTGCCGCTCCCAAACAATCCATCTGCACGGCATTGAAGGCCTATTGGTCGTACTTTGAGTCGAGTTTAAAGTACGGAGTTAACACGGACTTTCCGGGTCATACGCACCCATGTCCCATACCAAAGGGAATATACTACGTAAAGGATGTAGTCCTCAAAAACGACAATTGGCCAGTTATAATGCCGCGAGGATATCTGAAGGCCGTTGgcacttttttcaaaaatgaccAATATGGCGGCGGTCTAGAAATTGTTATACAAATTAGCGACTTGTCTTAGCCAAGAAATAAACGATAAAGTGTAATAATAGAACCTACCTACTACTACCTATTGCTATTATATTATTGGGAGGAATTCCATTGAATTAGTATGTATATGTTTCGTATATAAAGTTTAAGATTAATATCAATACTTTGGAAAACCAAGAAAATGAAACATATTTCCGATGGATTTTCTTTTATCAAGATGGCCAAGTGCCAAAAACACTTATCACAATGGGTCCACGATTCTGGAAACCCCCTTTTGAGAGTGCCAAAAGATTAGCATATCTCATAGCATCCATCTGCGCTCGTAGACAATTTGGCTCGAATTGAAATGTGAAGATCATAGCAAAAATAGCCGCCAACACCTCTTAAATCCATCGATCGATTCAGCTGCATTGATAGGGAAATCCTGCCCAGTGATTTCCAGCGAAATCTGATACGAGCTGGAGCGATTTTTCGGGCCAAGATTGCGATTGCGATTACTTGTCTCCGATACGGAGATCAACCTCAAAGGATCTCCGGCGAGGATGATGTGCACATTTTGGTCTAATCCTTGCCCGTTTTCGCTTCGTTTTGCCTCGGCCAACGCCCAGCACAGACATGGGAATCGGAATCGAGAATTGCCGTCGCCGCTGTGGCTTTATGCTAATGATCGGTTCTGGGCCAGAAACTAGACCAAAATGAGAAGGACCGCAGCGCTAAAACCACTCATGGCTCATTGTCCGGCGATTGTTTCGTCAAAACGAAACCAGAAAACAAGAGGAAGCCGAGCCTAAATATTGCAAATCTGGCCGGGGCGACTGGGCCATTGTTTTGGCCTGGTTTTCATCGTAGAGTGGTTGGCAGAGTGGCGAgtgcgaaaataaaaatctctTAATCGGCACTGGCGACAGCATTCAATGAGTTTTGCACTGCCTCCGGCTGAAAAGGAGAGGATGGCCGGCCAGGCAAACTGGCACTTGAAACATGACAATATCAATTTGTACGTACAATGGCCTAATCTGATAATCAGTGCAAACATGTCCTTTGTGTTCTTTGTGCGTGGAACAATGCAAACGGCATAGTTGTGCGCCAGGATTAGGTGCCAAAGCCAGACAAagtgcaacaaaaaaaaaaaaatagaaaggaGGAGAAGCACGGAAAAGTTTGTATTTGGCAAACTGCCCGGCTGAAGTTCGAGTTCATTACGCGGCTCTATCAAATGATTAATGGGCATTTTATGGTAAACTCCCTGGCCCCGGCGATCCCCGCAAGACGAGCGATCATAAAAGGCAGACAAGTAAAAAGCAGCAGCGAGTCCCGAGATGATCGCTGCATGTAAAATGAACTCGGGACTCCGAACTCCGGCTTGTCAATCAAACTGCGAAGGCACACAACATAAAAATGATCGACAACAGTGACACTTTGGGCGGCAGGAATGTCGCGGATAAGCATCAATACAAACACACCGAAGATGTGGGGAAGGGGAGGGGAAAATAAGGTTCATTTATCATCGCACAGATTGGGGAAGGGGAAGGGGAAGGGGCATCCGAATGGGAACTACCACGCCAGGATGGTAGGTGTGGCCTATGCCCAGCATGAATTAATCATCGCTCgaatcaaattgaaatcacGGCAGCacatggaaaataataaaaatatcatAACAAATGCTGAAGACAGGCATTAATGAGCCAGGATAGTCCTGCCCATTAGATATGCGAGTGTATCTGCAATGGAGGGGTTGACTTTCGTCGAGATACACCGCAAATTGACTTGTTTGGCCGGGTTGAACTCAACTCCCCACAAATTAGCTGCTCAATTGGGTAATAAAACCAAATGTGCCAATTGTGAGTGCACAAACTTTTCCCTTGGCGAGAACTTCGCTTGTAAGTGCGCCCGAAAACAATTGTGCAATTGCATTAATTGCATTGTcgaatgaaaacaaaagccaCAGGACATCGCCTCAAATGGCTGGTACATATGCTGGGATTTGTAGGGGTTTTTCTCTGAGGGCTCtgggttttgggttttttttttggtggttAGAGATAGCGTCCACTCAATTATGTCATATCGGCGATACTAAATGGACTTTTAACTTGCTTTGATTGTATAATTTGGCCCGCTCTTCTGGGCTTACCTTTTATGGCCGGCCATTAAAAGGGCCAACGAGCTTGCTCCGATTTATCAGCGTGCACGCCATAAAgtaacaaataaatttaaatactaataataataaaaagtaatACACGcaccacactcacacatacacacatatagcCGCCTTCCTTGGTGGCGGTGGCATCCTCGAAAAGGATACACCATGCCCTCCTGTACGCAGGACCAAGCACATTTATGGCCAGCAATTAAATGGGGCTGccatttgttttattataacAGCGAGCGGCATTCAACATCGCCATCATCGGGAGCAAAGCAAAGCAGCATCGGCATCAGCGATAAGGCTCCGTTTTATTATTATCCTTTATGCTTTTCGTGTGCTTTTTTTTCGTCCTTTGGAGGTCTGGGCGTTCCCCctttgggggcgtggcctgAGCTGGGGGCAACACACATTAGAATAGGCAAAGCCAAAACAAGACAGCTTAAATAATATCGTTACATGGACATTTTAATGCACTGTCCTTTTTCTCTAATCAATCAAGTCCTTGTTAgccatttaaaaataaattgaaaagttttgtCCAAATGGTGTTTCAAAACATTTACCCATTACTTTTCTATACAAATTTCTATTGAATATTTGTATCAAATTACAATGTTTTCTTTCCTGAGTCTGTTTTAAAGTACATTGCTAATATGATAACCGAAGTACTCAACTTTTGGCAGTGCAGCGGAAGACAAGGCCATAAAAAGTCGCAATGCGCCATAAAAACAGTTAAAGCCAAGACAAAAGTCGCACACACAAATGCGATTTGGGAGTCGTTAAAAGCggacatgtgtgtgtgtgccgacTCCTGTACAAATTAAGCCTTTCTACGCAAACAAACGAGGCGCCTTATCCTTGTCGAgcgtgcatatatatatatatatagaatatgtAACAAAATAAAGCGCCACCGATGAGATCTCTGGTTACTCCCCCTTAACCCTCCCACGCCGCTAAGCATGTGCAAAGTAGGTTGCTCAAATCGCACAcaacataaaacatttttaatgccaaagagtagcaaacaaacaaaaaaaaaggaaaccaGAAGAGCAGACAATAAAAAAGGCTCACAAAACGAGCATAAAAATGGCAGCTGGCAAAAGAAAATGGCCGCCCCGTGAAGCCCCCATTTTCCTCCACCCCCACTCCTCTGAAAGTCAAACACCCCCGCCATCCAATTGGCGGTCATACGTACAGGATATTGTGTAAAAAGGATTAATGGGCCCCTTTTCTCtctttgttttaattgcatttgagGTTAAGGGGAGCAGGGGATTTGGCCAAGGCAGGGGAGTGGGCCCAAACGAAATGTAAAATGCCTAAAAGCGAcggaaaataaatgtatatattactAGCAGAGGCGTGGGGAATTACATAGGGGGATTATATTGATTAAAAGTATCGAATAATGCTTGATAATTATTTCTCATCACATTTATGTACATACtgtattataattatatttcatatttctgT is part of the Drosophila sechellia strain sech25 chromosome 3R, ASM438219v1, whole genome shotgun sequence genome and encodes:
- the LOC6607309 gene encoding uncharacterized protein LOC6607309, which gives rise to MKQFLFCILIMLIGKTCALIPKTYEARFISITSNGTNLFDLSQIRFLGRERMANGTFELKEDLDNESLSFVGETFIDSVGDGEYKQLPFAAPKQSICTALKAYWSYFESSLKYGVNTDFPGHTHPCPIPKGIYYVKDVVLKNDNWPVIMPRGYLKAVGTFFKNDQYGGGLEIVIQISDLS